GGTGTCGCAGTTCACGCTGCTCGGTGATACCACGAAGGGGCGTCGGCCGGGGTTCGATCGAGCGGCTGCGCCGGACGAGGCGCGAACATGGTATGAGCAGGCGGTGACTCGACTTCGGGCGGTAGGCGTGAAGGTGGAGACGGGCGTGTTCGGTGCTCATATGCAGGTGGAATTGCTCAATGACGGGCCGGTGACCTTTCTGTTGGACAGTCGACGTGAGGGGTGATCCGCCGTGCTGTGCCGATGGGCGTGCAATGCGTGACCGATCAGTGCGGGGGACACACACGTCGTAGTGGTTAAGTCTTGCGCGCGAATGCCGATAAGGAAGCAGGGAGAAAGTCCGTTTGGTTTGAGCATGGTCTGATATACTACGCGTAATGGGCAAGGAATGCCCGGGAGGTCGAGATGGGAAGTCCCGTTTCTCGCAGCCATCCACTCCGCCAGCTCTTCGGCGCCTTGACGGAAAAGAGCTTCACCGAACACCTCGGGTGGCCGGATCTGAACGTCACCGAGTATCTCTCCAACCTGCTCGTCGAATTCGCGCACAGCGACCAACTCTACAAAATCCAGAATGCCCAGGGCCGCTCGGTCGATTCGGTCGTCGACATGTTGTTTGAATCGGAAGTGCTCCTGGAGGCGCACTCGTTCGAGCGGGAGCGCGACGTGCATCGGCATATCGGAGACTTTACCCTCTTCATGACCGGGCTTTTTCCTGAATACCTTCGTCGGCTCAAGACGGTCAGCCGCATCTACCACAAGGATGTTCTGGTGGACTATGTGAAGACGGGCAAACGCTCCTACGGGTTAGTGGCGGAGTACGGCAGTTACGACCCGGAGCAGGATTCGCCCTTGTTCAGGAAGTTGTCGGAAAATTTTGAACTCTGTGTGACCGGATTGGGATTTGTCCGCTCGGATCTCGATCGTATGCAAGATCCTGCCTGCCGCC
This Nitrospira sp. DNA region includes the following protein-coding sequences:
- a CDS encoding D-tyrosyl-tRNA(Tyr) deacylase, whose amino-acid sequence is MKAVLQRVTRASVEVDGRIVGRIGAGLLVLLGVAKGDEERDLLYLVEKLHTLRIFADDQGKMNRSLVEVGGEVLLVSQFTLLGDTTKGRRPGFDRAAAPDEARTWYEQAVTRLRAVGVKVETGVFGAHMQVELLNDGPVTFLLDSRREG